One Chaetodon auriga isolate fChaAug3 chromosome 14, fChaAug3.hap1, whole genome shotgun sequence genomic window carries:
- the bdkrb1 gene encoding B1 bradykinin receptor: MEPVTLASVVKLWSENTSASPSFDPSESPVSAEWEIVRTIIPPYIFTLSVLGILFNSFVLAVYLAHKDRLTVAEIYLSNLALADFILLCGLPFWAMYIVNDFNWLYGDALCKIVNSIIIINFYTSSYTLVMISVDRYLALVKTMKARWLRRTFYAKVICLILWILGFLLSTPTMVYRKVKFIEDFETMSCVLDYNHGSYWKFAHQILLNVVGFMLPVLIIVFSSGNIIKSLAQRKESVGFHGLNDTKATVLVYAVTPLFLLCWGPFQVFTFLDTLCDVQALDEELWSHTLNIGGQVSVYLAFLNSALNPLLYVFSGQYFRKKVSAIYRKTRQHRRGSDMTTYQRSVVSTYINRVEQIKPVIIFNAND; the protein is encoded by the coding sequence ATGGAGCCAGTGACACTTGCATCTGTGGTGAAATTGTGGTCTGAAAACACCAGTGCGTCCCCATCCTTTGATCCATCAGAGTCTCCAGTCTCTGCAGAATGGGAAATTGTCCGCACCATCATCCCCCCCTACATCTTCACCTTATCCGTGCTGGGCATTCTCTTTAACAGCTTTGTCCTGGCGGTGTACCTCGCCCACAAGGATCGACTGACTGTAGCAGAGATCTACCTGAGCAACCTGGCACTGGCTGACTTTATTCTCCTGTGTGGCCTCCCCTTCTGGGCGATGTACATCGTCAATGACTTTAACTGGCTGTATGGAGACGCCTTGTGCAAAATAGTcaactccatcatcatcatcaatttCTACACCAGCAGCTACACCCTGGTCATGATTAGTGTTGATCGCTACCTGGCACTTGTGAAGACTATGAAGGCCAGGTGGCTGAGACGGACGTTTTATGCCAAGGTGATCTGCCTCATCTTGTGGATATTAGGGTTCTTACTGAGCACACCAACCATGGTTTACAGAAAGGTGAAGTTCATTGAGGACTTTGAGACAATGTCCTGTGTGCTGGATTATAATCATGGCAGCTATTGGAAGTTTGCCCATCAGATACTGCTGAACGTGGTGGGCTTCATGCTCCCTGTTCTGATCATTGTTTTCAGCAGTGGGAACATAATCAAGTCTTTAGCTCAGAGGAAGGAGAGTGTAGGTTTTCATGGCCTCAATGACACAAAGGCTACAGTACTGGTGTATGCAGTCACACCACTATTCTTGCTGTGTTGGGGTCCCTTCCAGGTATTCACCTTCCTCGACACTCTCTGTGACGTCCAAGCATTGGATGAGGAGCTGTGGTCCCACACCCTCAACATCGGAGGCCAGGTCTCAGTGTATCTGGCCTTTCTCAACAGTGCTCTGAACCCACTGCTGTATGTCTTCTCAGGACAATACTTTAGGAAGAAAGTCAGTGCCATCTACAGGAAGACTAGACAGCATCGCAGAGGATCAGATATGACAACATACCAGCGCTCTGTTGTGTCAACCTACATCAACAGAGTGGAGCAAATTAAGcctgtaattatttttaatgcAAATGATTAG